ACAACTCCAGTTAGTCGAAAACACTGCAGAGAACATTGCGACTGCCGTAACAAATTCCATCCTTGTGGAAGAAATGAACCGTGAAAAGTTCATTGCGGAAAATGCAAGAATGCAAATGGAAAATGCGAAAAACGAGGTTGTGAAGTTAAACGAATTCACAAAAAAAATCAATTCGGAGTCTAGTCTCTCACAAATCATCCAAGAGATGTTTAATTACATTTTAAAAACATTTGAAATCGAAGCGACCCTCCTCCAACTCATCGACACAAAGAAAAAAGAATTATATACTTACAACACAACCATTCCTGCTTATGCCACAGAAGAACAGTTGTCATTTGCAAAATCAATCCGTGTTCCCTTAAACGAAAAAGGTGGTATTATCTACAAAACTTTTCTCAGAAAAAAAGCCTTGTTTGTTTCTAAACCACCAAAACGATACGAATCAGAGTTAGACGAACAAATCTTTTCGAAACTAAGTCTTTCTTCTTTTGTCGCAGTACCTCTCGTGGTACAAAACGAAGTCATTGGTATTGCATATTTTACTTCCTACCAAAAACCAATGGAGGTCACACGTGAAGTACTGAGAAGGATCTCTGGATTTTGTGATCAAATTGCCGGTGCCATTCAAAACTCTTTGTTATTACAAATCACAGAAGAGGAAAGAAAAAAATCCGAAAGAGCCAAGGCAGAAATTCAGAAAATGAATGAGTTTGCCAAAAACGTAAACTCGCAAAATAACTTAGAAAATATCCTCGCAGAAATTTTCGGATTCATCCGCAAGAACTACAAAATCGAACATTGTGTCCTATATTTTTTAGACAAAGAATACAATGAATTCCGTTACCTTAACCACTCTGGCTTCGATCTGTTAGTTGATGATAATATAAACTTTTTCAAAACCCTTCGTTTCCCTCTGAGAGAAAAAAGTGGATTTATTTACAAATGTTACAAGAGAAAACGCCACTTCTACATGAAACATATCCCTAAAGATATGCCGTATGCAGTAGACAAACAAATCACAGAAAAATCAGGGATGAATGGATTTCTTATTTCTCCTCTTGTCAACAATGATGAAGTAGTTGCCATGGCAGTTTATGGAATCAGCGATGAAAACATCCAACTGACAACCGATGAAGTCAATTCCATAGTAGGTGTTTCAGAACACATTGCCAGTGCCATCAACAACCACTTTTTGCTTAAAAAAATAGAGGAGGAAAAACAAAGATCCGATTCTCTTTTACTTAATATCCTCCCCAAAAACGTAGCGGAAGAGTTGCAGAAAAAAGGAAGAGTCAATCCTGTAGAATTTGAAAATGTAACTCTGCTCATGACAAGTTTTCCTGGATTTTCTCAAATTACAGGACAACTCACTCCAGAAGAACTCATCGAAGGTTTAGATTTATATTTTTCACGGTTTGATGAAATCATCAAAGCCCAAGGAATGGAAAAACTTCGGATGACTGGGGATATGTATTTAGCGGCGGGAGGACTTCCTGTTGGAAACTTTACTCATGCCGTAGATGCTTGTCTAGCCGCCTTACAAATCAAAAACGAAGTGATACGAATGATGGATGACTTTAAAGACATTCCATTCCGCCCCAATGGAATTACGATTGCTATCCATTCAGGTCCAGTGGTTGCAGGAGTCATCGGCAAATCAAAGTTTAATTACGATGTTTGGGGAAAAACGGTAACACAAACTCAGGCTATACGACGCGGTGGAGTGGGTGTTCCGATCAATATCTCACTAGAAACAATGGAAAAAGTTAAACGGCTTTTCCATATAGACAATCAACGGCAAATCGATACATACGAAGGTGACCAGTTCCCAATTTATGAATTGTTATCTTTAAAACCAGACTTGTCCGATGATACAGGGTTTATGCCTAACGAAAAGTTTGGACGGTTGTATACACAACAGAAACGTGGAGCAAAAATTCTAATCAAATGATCTACGGACTTTTCGGTATCGCAATTCTTTTTATTAGCATTCTGTATTGGATATTTTCTTTATACAAACAAAAAGAAGACAGAGACAGTGCAATCATTACCTATCAAGCTGAATTGAATTTACTCAAAGAAGACCTGGTTAAAAAAGAAAAAGAACTAATCAACACCAAATCTATCTCAGAAGAATTTTCGGATAAACTGGTTGATTCCTATACCCAACTTTCTGATTTAGATGGCCTACTTAGAGAAATCAATTCTGCTTCAGACCTAAAAGAAATTCTCAATATCTTAGGTCGTTACATCAGAGAAAAATTTAAAGTTCCACATTATCTATTATATGTTTACAAAGAAGAATTAGAAGCATTAGAATTCTTTCATAGCAACTTTCCAGAAGACCTCACAGAGAAAGTAAAAGAAGAAATTATGGGCCGTAAGATCCCTGTTTCCGATTCCTATGTGACAATGTATGCTCATGCCTACGTTCGGAAACGCAAACGAAGTTTTTATATCCAAGATTTTGAGTCGTATAAAACGGAAGGTGTCGAACTTGCAAACAAACAATCGGCAAATCTAAAATCTCTCCTGATCGTTCCACTTTACTTACGAAACAAATTCATAGGCACACTTGATTTATTAGATTATTCCGGAATTTTTGAACTCACAGAACAACAACTAAACCAGATCAAAATTATTGCTGATTATATAGCAGGAACAATTGAAACTGGTTACCTTTTGAATGAACTCAAACAAGGTAATATTACGATTCAGAGGGAAAAAGAGAATATTGAAACCAACCGATTGAAATTAGAAAACTTACATCGATTCAATCGAAAGATAAACTCTTATTCACAAATTGAAGATATCACTCGAGAAGTTTTTTCTTATCTTAAAATCAATCATAGGGTAGAGTTAGGGTTTATCCTTCTTGTAGACCTAAAAACTAATTCTCTTGTTCCCCTCATGGAAGGAGCAGAAGTTTTTAATAAAGGGCTTCTTGTAAGTAATTTTCTTAGAACCTTTCGGACAGTTTTATCACCAAACATAGGTTCTCTTTTTAGAACCTACCAAAAACAAAAACCAGTATATTTAAAAAAATCAATCAAATGGAAACAACTCTCTACGATTGATACCTCCATTGTGGATAGTTTTAAATTGGAACTCTTTGGACAGATTCCACTTGTTGTCCAAGGTCAAACCATTGGAATCATTTGTGTCACTCGTCTCACACGAGAACAAGCTTGGACCAAAGACGAATTCGCAGAAATTATTTCTTTTTGCGAACAGGTGGCTGGTGCGATCCACAATGCAAACCTTAGGCGAGACTTAGAAAAAGAGAGAGAAAAAACTCTGCACTTCATTCGAAACATTCTACCGGGAGATTTAGCCGACGAGTTGATTGAAAGAGGAGAAGTGGCTCCGATGGAATACGAGTCGGTAAGTATTCTATTCACTGACTTCAAAAACTTTACTTCTGCCGCCGAATCGCTCTCTCCTGAAGATCTCATTGAACAGTTGGATGGATGTTTCTCTCAATTTGATGACATCGCTGTCCGCCATAATTTCGAAAAACTAAAAACCATTGGTGACTCTTATATGGCGGCCGGAGGGATTCCACAGGGGAATTTCACTCATCCGGTGGATGCCTGCCTTTTTGCTATGGAAATTAAATCCTTTATGACTCAAATCAAATCCTTCAAACAAATGTTAGGTCAAGATTTTTGGGAGATCCGAATTGGAATTCATACGGGCCCAGTTGTTGCAGGTGTTGTTGGCAAAACAAAATTTGCTTACGATGTTTGGGGAGATACAGTCAACACAGCAAGTCGAATGGAAAGTTCTGGCGATGCGGGAGAAATCAATCTTTCAGAAACCACTTATGATAAAGTAAAACGATTCTTTGAATGCGAGTATAGAGGAAAGATAAAAGCCAAAAACAAAGGTGAGCTGGGGATGTATTTTTTAAAACGGCTACGCCCTGAATTTTCAAGAGATGTGGAAGGTATGGTTCCCAACCAAATCTTTTTAGATTTATATAAAAATTTGCAGATTGGTGCTAAGATCATCTATAGACAAACAGGCTCCTAGTTCAATTACCTCCTCCCGAAGAACTGGACCCACTACCGGAACCTGATCCTGAACTGGAACTGCTTCCACCTTTTTTGCCCGAACTAGAAGAACTGCTGGATCTTGTTGTCGTAGTAGACCTGCTAGTGGATGCCACGGGACATTTTTCATAACACATCACATACATCGTGATACAAGTTACGGTTGTGGATGTGGCATTGTCCAATTGAGGGGCAAGTGCCAAAGCACAAACATATTGTTCGCGAACACACCGATCCATACACTGAGATCGTGTCTCATAGTTTTTTGAATTGGTACATCCGCTAAATGCCAATACAAATCCGAAACAGAGAAAGCAAAATTTGAAAGCCCACCGGTTCATGTAGGTAGGATCTCATAATTTTATCGATCCTTCCATGGAGGATATCCGCAAATGTGGTGATTACCTAAGAAACTGACTTGCGTATACAAGGACTAGTTGCAAAAGTCAGATAGATATATGGACACTCGCAAGGTAAGAATTCTTTTTTTAGGTTTTTACGTTTTATCTCTGATTGTTTGGATTGCTGAAGAAATTTTCACCCTGACCAACCCACCTGAGTATTTTGACCGATTCCGAATTGTTATTGCCACGGTAGAGTCCTTCATTGCCCTTTCTTCCTTTCTTGTGGTCTTCATCCTTTATAAAGAACTGAAGGCAGAAGCGGTTGAAAACGTACAAGCAAAGTCCCAAATTCACGACTTAAAACGCACTAACAGAATTTTAAAAAATCCAGAACTGGGTTTTTGGGCAGAGGCAAAGGCCCAAATGGAAGAATGGAACCTATCGGAAGCAGAAACGGAAATCGCCATACTTTTACTACGTGGGTTCTCTCAAAAACAAATTGCCGCGGTCCGCAAAAAAAGCCTTCGCACCATCGAAAATCAAACTGCCTCTATATATGAAAAATCATCAATGAGGGGAAAATTGGAATTTATTTCTTACTTTTTAACTCCCCTGTTACCCGAGGAAGATTAAACAAAAAACCTTGACCATTCTCATTTTCTTTGGTTTCTTATAGCTTGTTTTATGAAAAATCAGAGAATCCTTCTAACGTCTATTTTTCTTTTCTTCTGTTACTACCCTATTGCTTCTCAAACCACATTGGAAGAAAGGGATAAACAAAGGCAATCCGGTCTTGTTACTGCAAACCAAAAGAAACAGGAAGAAATTTTACAAAAGTACAATGACTTTGTAAATCGAGTACAAACCAAATTCCCTGGACTCAAAATTTCCTCATCCCCCATCGACCTAAAACAAGCAGAAGGAATTGCAGATCATAATGCGGCACCAGGGGCAAAAGAGAAAAAATCAAAATCTCTTTTGGCAATTGCCGGAGATAGTTTTTTTCTCCAACTAGAACCTTCAAACAATGTTTCCAATCGTTCGACAGTGAAGGTAAAAAAAGGAGATTCCTTGGAAGTGGTTATGGTTCTAAAACAAGACGTAACTGCAAAAAAAGAAGGTCCACATTGGGTTTTGGTTCGAACCAAATCCAAACAAGAAGGATATATTACCCAAGACTTACTTTCTACAACTAAACCCGCAGTTAAGTCAAGAAACACAGAAGGCATTTCTTTAGACTTATCTTCTCTTTCTGGACGAATATCCGATTCACCTGACACCGGTTATTCGGATTCAAAAAAAGGAAAAGATATGTGGGTGGAAGCAAGTTCTCTTAATATGAGAGGCGAACCTGATGTGAATGCCTATGTTGTGGCAAGATTACCCAAAGGACTGAAAGTCAAAATCGAAACATCCACCACAACAGAAGAAACCATCGACGGTATCACTGCACATTGGCATCAAATATCATCTGCTTATGGAAATGGTTGGGTGTTTGGTGGGTATTTGAGTACATCAGAAGTGGTATCTTACGATGTCCAACCAGGAGAAATCACCTACCCTCAAGAAAATCCTGATGAACTAAAGAATGGAGAGAAACGATATGTGCGCTCCACAAGTCTACGGATGCGGGACGAACCCAATGACTATGGCTCAGTTGTAA
Above is a window of Leptospira wolbachii serovar Codice str. CDC DNA encoding:
- a CDS encoding helix-turn-helix transcriptional regulator — protein: MDTRKVRILFLGFYVLSLIVWIAEEIFTLTNPPEYFDRFRIVIATVESFIALSSFLVVFILYKELKAEAVENVQAKSQIHDLKRTNRILKNPELGFWAEAKAQMEEWNLSEAETEIAILLLRGFSQKQIAAVRKKSLRTIENQTASIYEKSSMRGKLEFISYFLTPLLPEED
- a CDS encoding peptidoglycan DD-metalloendopeptidase family protein, translating into MKNQRILLTSIFLFFCYYPIASQTTLEERDKQRQSGLVTANQKKQEEILQKYNDFVNRVQTKFPGLKISSSPIDLKQAEGIADHNAAPGAKEKKSKSLLAIAGDSFFLQLEPSNNVSNRSTVKVKKGDSLEVVMVLKQDVTAKKEGPHWVLVRTKSKQEGYITQDLLSTTKPAVKSRNTEGISLDLSSLSGRISDSPDTGYSDSKKGKDMWVEASSLNMRGEPDVNAYVVARLPKGLKVKIETSTTTEETIDGITAHWHQISSAYGNGWVFGGYLSTSEVVSYDVQPGEITYPQENPDELKNGEKRYVRSTSLRMRDEPNDYGSVVTTIAGDEKIKIIDTKKEIETIGGVRSKWLYVSWNDEWEGWVFGGFVSKERGPLVDSDDISKYFQIPVDNDRYVSSNFGTRVDPVTGKVGAFHSGIDLPASIGTPIKAVSDGKVWRTTTTSGGYGMLTIISHKNNIFTYYAHQNERQVKEGDTVRTGDIIGQVGNTGKSTGPHLHFEVRKGPDQQALDPDAYLPK
- a CDS encoding adenylate/guanylate cyclase domain-containing protein, which gives rise to MKKRAILLFLSSMFFALSGCAEVNRNKPIAKEGKLDLSSWDFTKDGNITLDGEWEFYWKQTEKGIQIDTELGREPKYIYQTVPSNWKGVDWFGEPLGGFGYATYKLKVFFPENTPNLAFHNLDLSSAYRLYINGKLVVEQGSFGINPNYFEPSYKSVLMDLEPLSGETEIVFEISNFHYSKGGFWESMELGERRMLYDKVNRSYQITSFLAGSIFLWALYHLGLFVMRRQDKASLFISLFSLLIVMRLLTIGERNILNIFPGMPMDFLIRLEFATIYVATIVFAFFYRLVFPNTVGKKTMWVLGILITPFLVSIFLPVAFFSAQIHYFQIFLILVCVRITIAIVMAYRSDTVGAGLSLIGFSFVFGTVVHDILYQNNVINTMNLTPFGFLGFILFQGYILSYGFTRAYLSIEKLKERLEVSNKELNILKEGLEDIVVERTHELENSKANIERLNEFSKTLNTSLELDSILAKAFDYLNDEVFCDSMILLLIDAKNSKIIYHKSVVSPDSGLALESKLQGMSFPLDPSAGLFYHVYKRNRPFRFAKVKESRLTESNKKFVQLIGKHPGMIIPLSSQGKVIAMLALFSEQRGTNFSRSQLQLVENTAENIATAVTNSILVEEMNREKFIAENARMQMENAKNEVVKLNEFTKKINSESSLSQIIQEMFNYILKTFEIEATLLQLIDTKKKELYTYNTTIPAYATEEQLSFAKSIRVPLNEKGGIIYKTFLRKKALFVSKPPKRYESELDEQIFSKLSLSSFVAVPLVVQNEVIGIAYFTSYQKPMEVTREVLRRISGFCDQIAGAIQNSLLLQITEEERKKSERAKAEIQKMNEFAKNVNSQNNLENILAEIFGFIRKNYKIEHCVLYFLDKEYNEFRYLNHSGFDLLVDDNINFFKTLRFPLREKSGFIYKCYKRKRHFYMKHIPKDMPYAVDKQITEKSGMNGFLISPLVNNDEVVAMAVYGISDENIQLTTDEVNSIVGVSEHIASAINNHFLLKKIEEEKQRSDSLLLNILPKNVAEELQKKGRVNPVEFENVTLLMTSFPGFSQITGQLTPEELIEGLDLYFSRFDEIIKAQGMEKLRMTGDMYLAAGGLPVGNFTHAVDACLAALQIKNEVIRMMDDFKDIPFRPNGITIAIHSGPVVAGVIGKSKFNYDVWGKTVTQTQAIRRGGVGVPINISLETMEKVKRLFHIDNQRQIDTYEGDQFPIYELLSLKPDLSDDTGFMPNEKFGRLYTQQKRGAKILIK
- a CDS encoding adenylate/guanylate cyclase domain-containing protein; the protein is MIYGLFGIAILFISILYWIFSLYKQKEDRDSAIITYQAELNLLKEDLVKKEKELINTKSISEEFSDKLVDSYTQLSDLDGLLREINSASDLKEILNILGRYIREKFKVPHYLLYVYKEELEALEFFHSNFPEDLTEKVKEEIMGRKIPVSDSYVTMYAHAYVRKRKRSFYIQDFESYKTEGVELANKQSANLKSLLIVPLYLRNKFIGTLDLLDYSGIFELTEQQLNQIKIIADYIAGTIETGYLLNELKQGNITIQREKENIETNRLKLENLHRFNRKINSYSQIEDITREVFSYLKINHRVELGFILLVDLKTNSLVPLMEGAEVFNKGLLVSNFLRTFRTVLSPNIGSLFRTYQKQKPVYLKKSIKWKQLSTIDTSIVDSFKLELFGQIPLVVQGQTIGIICVTRLTREQAWTKDEFAEIISFCEQVAGAIHNANLRRDLEKEREKTLHFIRNILPGDLADELIERGEVAPMEYESVSILFTDFKNFTSAAESLSPEDLIEQLDGCFSQFDDIAVRHNFEKLKTIGDSYMAAGGIPQGNFTHPVDACLFAMEIKSFMTQIKSFKQMLGQDFWEIRIGIHTGPVVAGVVGKTKFAYDVWGDTVNTASRMESSGDAGEINLSETTYDKVKRFFECEYRGKIKAKNKGELGMYFLKRLRPEFSRDVEGMVPNQIFLDLYKNLQIGAKIIYRQTGS